A genomic stretch from Psilocybe cubensis strain MGC-MH-2018 chromosome 1, whole genome shotgun sequence includes:
- a CDS encoding Protein transport protein bet1, translating to VRAAPSLRDRSALLGTTPPQSGRSTPFGGSVYNPSTQFNGHRYADDLEGQNDEALDGLSAKVKLLKDITIGIGNEVRESTIQLSQMNDAFAETGGILSGTFRRMNNMAARQGCRWLWYIVFLVIVFWFFMVVWWFRR from the exons AGTACGAGCGGCACCCTCGCTCCGCGACCGGTCAGCACTATTGGGCACAACACCTCCACAGTCTGGACGGTCAACACCCTTTGGCGGAAGTGTGTACAATCCATCAACACAGTTCAATGGTCACCGGTACGCAGACGATCTAGAGGGCCAAAATGACGAGGCGCTTGATGGCCTCAGCGCAAAAGTCAAGCTATTGAAGGAT ATTACGATTGGAATTGGAAACGAAGTCCGAGAATCGACGATTCAACTCAGCCAAATG AACGATGCTTTTGCGGAGACAGGTGGCATTTTGTCAGGCACATTTCGACGTATGAACAACATGGCTGCACGGCAGGGCTGTCGCTGGCTGTGGTATATTGTCTTCCTGGTCATTGTTTTCTGGTTCTTTATGGTTGTCTGGTGGTTCAGAAGATAA
- a CDS encoding Ras-like protein 1, whose product MDSWRVAVLGDGGVGKTALAVQTYDPTIEDAYRKQLVVDNRMCFVEVIDTAGQEEYATLRDQWVREGQGFILVYSIASRSTFDRLEIFRQSMRRVKRGDPIFMLVGNKCDKTYEREVSKEEGAALARQFGCEFIETSAKTPTNVDRLFTNLVRSLRQTRNIEPGAPAGAPLKKEKKKSSKCVVM is encoded by the exons ATGGATAGCTGGAGAGTAGCAGTGCTTGGGGATGGAGGTGTGGGGAAAACAGCTCTGGCCGTGCAG ACATACGACCCCACAATAGAAGATGCTTACCGAAAACAGCTGGTGGTGGATAACAGAATGTGCTTTGTAGAAGTCATTGACACTGCAGGCCAGG AGGAGTATGCCACCTTGCGTGACCAATGGGTCCG TGAAGGCCAAGGCTTTATTCTCGTATACTCGATCGCCTCTAGATCGACTTTTGATCGGCTCGAAATATTCCGACAGTCCATGAGGAGGGTCAAACGAGGTGACCCCATATTTATGCTCGTTGGCAATAAATGCGACAAGACCTACGAACGAGAGGTGTCGAAGGAAGAGGGTGCCGCGCTAGCGCGTCAGTTTGGCTGCGAATTCATCGAGACTTCCGCCAAGACTCCCACAAATGTCGACCGTCTTTTCACCAACCTCGTGCGGTCACTACGACAAACCAGGAATATAGAGCCTGGCGCGCCAGCTGGCGCACCGctgaaaaaagagaagaaaaagtcgTCAAAGTGTGTTGTTATGTAG
- a CDS encoding Protein yippee-like (Protein yippee-like At3g08990), producing MGMSYRRYLSGERIYGCSTCKTHLATIHSMMSRAFNGQHGRAYLFDGVVNVIEGEPDDRAMTTGNHTVRDIYCVKCGTTLGWKYDKAYEQSQKYKEGKYILERNLLVDVQ from the exons ATGGGCATGAGCTACCGTCGTTACCTATCCGGTGAGCGCATCTACGGATGCTCGACCTGCAAGACCCATCTCGCGACAATCCACAGCATGATGTCTCGG GCGTTCAATGGCCAGCACGGTAGAGCCTACCTCTTCGATGGCGT TGTTAACGTTATCGAAGGCGAGCCGGATGACCGTGCAATGACCACTGGCAACCACACCGTCCGTGACATCTATTGCGTTAAATGTGGCACAACTCTAGGCTGGAAATAC GATAAAGCCTATGAGCAGTCCCAGAAGTACAAAGAGGGCAAATACATACTCGAACGGAACCTGCTTGTGGACGTGCAGTAG
- a CDS encoding Sentrin-specific protease 1 yields the protein MSSRKRPATEPLSPPHSPKHPRLSLEIPDRDPPKSKKIIGRWWAMAKDMTELVMDTISAIASLGLSSPTPSSSSPEPDTPSLVDEARLSSSPVSSSLDTPPQSPSPRTRSDANLSSTPKQRPGISIQSPPTNDTHQSDWASRDPPSEDESFRIFDDANFSTPKAQRVRSTSSDHITLETSSPNNASNSSGLNSSGTPKSQESRDSSTRTTQTSKSPTLIAVPKSRNHVSRKPGRRGSHQPIKKRKHIYDDVHKAHVKRYKLELREELSQRFYQAKISHGYRSSYPEFKGWLSYKKTLEDLNSAPSVSGLLGPPAQSSGTSQDGIVGDDLTTGTTLTNEIPQTPEYLQRALDIFDATMNGPKPPRPNIPSIDELAARKKAKQEAIDKLLRPPPLPTSLSPEEEQQVSALLRQRGVISKFAREQVSDQDISRLRPGQWLNDEIINFYGAMILARSEGSKENPTSVSKDKGKAKMKAPLNVHYFSSFFWTKMTQEGYDKGRLAKWTKKLDIFSKDAILIPVNHGNAHWTAASINFRQKRFESYDSMNMAKSKVFQVLRSYVNSEHMNKRNKPFNFDGWEDWAPASTPQQENGYDCGVFTCQFLESLSRGEDFFNFSQADMHYLRRRMIWEIGNSKLYNSR from the exons ATGTCTTCGAGAAAACGACCAGCCACCGAACCACTATCTCCGCCACATTCTCCTAAACATCCACGTCTTAGTTTGGAAATTCCTGACAGGGACCCTCCTAAATCAAAGAAAATCATTGGTCGTTGGTGGGCAATGGCGAAAGACATGACGGAACTCGTTATGGACACCATCTCGGCGATTGCTTCGC TGGGATTATCATCTCCAACcccatcttcctcgtcgccAGAACCTGATACTCCGTCGCTTGTGGATGAAGCACGGTTATCCTCCTCGCCCGTATCCTCTTCTTTAGATACTCCTCCACAAAGTCCTTCTCCACGTACAAGATCAGATGCcaacctctcctccaccccgAAACAACGCCCAGGCATTTCAATACAGTCTCCACCGACAAATGACACACACCAAAGTGACTGGGCCTCGCGAGATCCTCCAAGTGAAGACGAATCATTCCGAATATTTGACGACGCAAACTTCTCCACACCAAAAGCACAACGTGTTCGGTCGACTAGTTCTGATCATATCACTCTCGAGACCTCTTCTCCAAATAATGCGTCCAACTCTAGTGGCTTAAACAGTTCAGGGACACCAAAGTCACAGGAGTCGCGAGACAGTTCAACTCGAACAACTCAGACTTCAAAATCACCGACCCTCATCGCTGTTCCAAAGTCACGGAATCACGTTTCAAGGAAGCCTGGTAGACGTGGGAGTCACCAACCTAtcaaaaagagaaagcaTATATACGACGATGTG CATAAGGCTCATGTTAAACGTTATAAGCTCGAGTTGAGGGAGGAATTGAGTCAAAGGTTCTATCAAGCAAAGATATCTCATG GCTATCGATCTTCGTACCCTGAATTCAAGG GTTGGCTATCCTACAAGAAAACCTTGGAAGATTTGAACAGCGCGCCTTCGGTTTCTG GATTACTTGGACCCCCTGCACAATCGTCTGGCACCTCACAGGATGGGATTGTAGGTGATGATTTGACTACGGGAACAACCTTGACTAATGAAATTCCACAGACTCCTGAATACTTGCAGCGTGCATTGGACATATTCGATGCCACTATGAATGG TCCTAAACCTCCTAGACCAAATATCCCAAGTATCGACGAACTTGCAGCGCGCAAAAAGGCGAAACAGGAAGCTATCGACAAGCTCcttcgtcctcctcctttACCGACCAGCCTGTCTCCAGAAGAGGAACAGCAAGTATCAGCCTTGCTTCGCCAACGTGGTGTTATCTCCAAATTTGCCAGAGAGCAAGTATCCGATCAAGACATCTCTCGACTTCGTCCTGGTCAATGGCTAAATGACGAAATCATCAATTTCTACGGTGCCATGATTCTCGCTCGTTCTGAAGGAAGTAAAGAAAACCCTACTTCCGTCTCGAAAGACAAAGGAAAGGCCAAGATGAAGGCACCTTTGAATGTGCATTACTTCAGTTCGTTCTTCTGGACGAAGATGACGCAAGAAGGGTACGATAAAGGAAGGCTCGCCAAATGGACCAAGAAG TTGGATATCTTCTCGAAGGATGCCATTCTCATACCTGTCAACCATGGCAATGCTCATTGGACTGCCGCTTCAATCAATTTCCGTCAAAAACGCTTCGAATCGTATGATAGCATGAACATGGCGAAATCTAAAGTATTCCAG GTTCTACGATCATACGTTAACTCGGAACacatgaacaaaaggaacaaGCCTTTCAACTTCGATGGTTGGGAAGACTGGGCACCAGCG TCGACCCCACAGCAGGAAAACGGCTACGACTGCGGTGTCTTCACATGTCAGTTCCTGGAATCGCTATCTAGAGGCGAagatttcttcaatttctcgcAAGCCGATATGCACTATCTTCGAAGACGAATGATCTGGGAAATTGGCAACTCCAAACTCTACAATTCCCGTTAG